In Carassius auratus strain Wakin unplaced genomic scaffold, ASM336829v1 scaf_tig00214327, whole genome shotgun sequence, the following proteins share a genomic window:
- the LOC113091841 gene encoding engulfment and cell motility protein 1-like isoform X5, with translation MQVVKEQITRALTIKPNSLDQFKSRLQNLSYTEILKLRQSERMNQEDFQSRPILELREKIQPEIMELIKQQRLNRLCEGTCFRKISSRRRQDKFWYCRLSPNHKVLHYGDLEESPQGEVAHESLQDKLPVADIKAVVTGKDCPHMKEKGALKQNKELLELAFSVLYESDEYLNFIAPDKHEYCVWTDGLNALLGKEMTSEFTRSDMDTLLNMEMKLRLLDLENIQIPEVPPPIPKEPSNYDFVYDCN, from the exons ATGCAGGTGGTGAAGGAACAGATCACTCGTGCTCTCACGATCAAGCCTAACTCTCTGGATCAGTTTAAAAGTCGTCTGCAAAATCTGAGCTACACCGAGATCCTCAAACTGCGCCAATCCGAGAGAATGAACCAGGAGGATTTCCAATCCCGGCCCATCCT GGAGCTTAGGGAGAAAATCCAGCCAGAGATCATGGAGTTGATCAAACAGCAACGCCTCAATCGTTTGTGTGAGGGCACCTGCTTCAGGAAGATCAGCAGCCGAAGGAGACAgg ACAAGTTCTGGTACTGTCGACTGTCGCCCAATCATAAAGTTCTCCACTATGGGGATCTGGAGGAGAGCCCTCAGGGAGAGGTAGCCCATGAATCGCTACAGGACAAAC TTCCTGTGGCTGATATCAAAGCAGTTGTCACTGGTAAAGACTGTCCACACATGAAGGAAAAGGGAGCTCTGAAGCAGAACAAG GAGTTGCTGGAGCTGGCTTTCTCTGTCCTCTATGAATCTGATGAGTATCTAAACTTCATTGCCCCTGACAAGCATGAG TACTGCGTGTGGACAGATGGGCTGAATGCACTGCTGGGGAAGGAGATGACCAGTGAGTTCACTCGCTCAGACATGGACACCCTTCTCAACATGGAAATGAAGCTCCGCCTCCTGGACTTGGAGAACATCCAAATCCCTGAAGTTCCTCCCCCAATCCCCAAAGAGCCAAGCAATTATGACTTTGTATATGACTGCAACTAA